The following are encoded in a window of Hemitrygon akajei unplaced genomic scaffold, sHemAka1.3 Scf000050, whole genome shotgun sequence genomic DNA:
- the LOC140721067 gene encoding uncharacterized protein, whose product MAHQHVYTGERLFTCSVCGTGFTQSSYLHRHQRVHTGERPFTCSVCEKRFTQSSHLHSHQQVHTGERPFTCSECGKGFTRSSQLLAHQQVHTGEWPFTCSECGKGFTESYTLLVHQRVHTGEKPFTCSECGKRFTQSSNLQRHHRVHIGEKPFTCSVCGKRFTRSSNLHSHQQVHTGEKPFTCSVCGKGFTRSSQLLAHQQVHTGEFLFTCSECGKGFTESYPLLVHQRVHTGEKPFTCSECGKRFTQLANLQRHHRVHIGEKPFTCSVSGKRFTRSSNLQRHQQVHTGEKPFTCPVCGKGFTQSSQILEHKSVHSGAWPLL is encoded by the coding sequence atggcacaccagcatgtttacactggggagaggctgttcacctgctcagtctgtgggacgggattcactcagtcatcctacctacatagacatcagcgagttcacactggggagaggccattcacctgctcagtctgtgagaagagattcactcagtcatcccacctacatagtcatcagcaagttcacactggagagaggccattcacctgctcagagtgtgggaagggattcactcggtcatctcaactactggcacaccagcaagttcacactggggagtggcctttcacctgctcagaatgtgggaaaggattcactgagtcatacaccttactggtacatcagcgagttcacactggggagaagccattcacctgctcagaatgtgggaagagattcactcagtcatccaatctacagagacatcatcgagttcacattggggagaagccattcacctgctcagtctgtgggaagagattcactcggtcatccaacctacatagtcatcagcaagttcacactggggagaagccgttcacctgctcagtctgtgggaaaggattcactcggtcatctcaactactggcacaccagcaagttcacactggggagttccttttcacctgctcagaatgtgggaaaggattcactgagtcataccccttactggtacatcagcgagttcacactggggagaagccgttcacctgctcagaatgtgggaagagattcactcagttagccaatctacagagacatcatcgagttcacattggggagaagccattcacctgctcagtctctgggaagagattcactcggtcatccaacctacagagacatcagcaagttcacactggggagaagccgttcacctgcccagtctgtgggaaaggattcactcagtcatcccaaataCTGGAACACAAGTCAGTTCATAGTGGGgcgtggccattgttatga